A region from the Salvelinus fontinalis isolate EN_2023a chromosome 23, ASM2944872v1, whole genome shotgun sequence genome encodes:
- the LOC129821547 gene encoding anterior gradient protein 3-like, producing MTTMYRWSLFALLFVTCMEVSLQKKTRKGTQTLSRGWGDYIAWVNTYEEALMTMKESKKPLMVIHHMEDCPHSQALKKAFAVDKTIQKMAQKDFVMLNLMHETTDRNLAADGNYVPRIIFVDPSMTVRSDLVGKYSNRLYTYEPSDIPYLAKNMKKAKLLLRTEL from the exons ATGACAACCATGTATCGCTGGTCTCTCTTTGCATTGCTCTTTGTCACCTGTATGGAAGTTTCCCTACAGAAGAAAACAAGGAAAGGCACTCAAACTCTCTCAAGAG GATGGGGAGATTACATTGCATGGGTCAATACCTATGAGGAAGCCCTGATGACAATGAAAGAAAG TAAGAAGCCTCTGATGGTCATTCATCACATGGAAGATTGTCCTCATAGTCAAG CTCTGAAGAAGGCGTTTGCTGTTGATAAAACCATACAGAAAATGGCCCAAAAGGATTTTGTTATGCTCAATTTGATG CATGAGACTACAGACCGTAATCTGGCAGCAGATGGCAACTACGTTCCAAGAATCATCTTTGTTG ATCCATCCATGACCGTGCGTTCAGACCTTGTTGGGAAGTACAGTAATCGCCTGTACACCTACGAGCCGAGCGACATCCCATACT TGGCCAAGAACATGAAAAAAGCCAAGCTTCTACTGCGCACTGAACTGTGA